One stretch of Malus domestica chromosome 14, GDT2T_hap1 DNA includes these proteins:
- the LOC139191198 gene encoding uncharacterized mitochondrial protein AtMg00810-like — MQTEECIFIHQRKYASSLLKKFGLQDCKLVSTPLVPSDKLRKEYESGDADEPQYRKIVHNLLYLASTRPNIMYVACLLARFMHCPTNKHYGTAKRVLRYVQGTLDFGLEYKKAEAEYISASKATA; from the exons ATGCAAACTGAAGAATGCATTTTCATACACCAGAGAAAGTATGCCTCATCTTTGTTAAAGAAATTTGGACTCCAGGATTGTAAACTTGTGAGCACTCCACTGGTACCAAGTGATAAACTTAGGAAAGAATATGAAAGTGGAGATGCAGATGAACCTCAGTATAGAAAAATTGTACACAATTTGTTGTATCTCGCATCAACTAGACCTAACATAATGTATGTTGCATGTTTGTTAGCAAGGTTCATGCACTGTCCTACTAACAAGCATTATGGGACAGCAAAGAGAGTTCTAAGATATGTTCAAGGGACTCTTGATTTTGGCTTGGAGTACAAGAAAG CTGAAGCAGAGTATATTAGTGCATCTAAGGCAACAGCATAG